A single window of Mycobacterium sp. ITM-2016-00318 DNA harbors:
- a CDS encoding cytochrome P450, giving the protein MSVTSPVVSGGPVVFDPYSDDYFDMPFETYRRMRDEAPLYYSDKYDFWALTRYDDVSAAIRDHQTFSSARGVTLDMVKATARGEAAMGKIIISLDPPEHERMRKLVNRVFTPRAVASLESLVRETIDRYVDQLDPSSFDAVEDFAALFPVEVITSMLGVPAADRQQLRHWLDKGLEREGLGVSDESMEAVMKSAAYYYELIAERRKKPQDDMISGLIEAEVTEDGETRRLDDVEITGFCTMLGGAGAETVTKLVGNAVVVFADNPDQWQKLRDDRSKIPAAFEELLRYEGPSQYQIRTPTRDVTMYGKTIPKDAPVLLINGSASRDERFFPDADRFDIDRERKVGYNLNFGYGIHSCLGAALARMEGRMALDTLLDLIPRYDIDRSGLKRVHMTNVLGWCNVPVRVAG; this is encoded by the coding sequence GTGAGCGTGACAAGTCCAGTGGTTTCGGGTGGTCCCGTCGTCTTCGATCCGTACTCCGACGACTACTTCGACATGCCGTTCGAGACCTACCGCCGAATGCGCGACGAGGCACCGCTGTACTACAGCGACAAGTACGATTTCTGGGCGCTGACACGCTACGACGATGTGTCCGCGGCGATCAGGGATCACCAAACCTTCTCGTCGGCCAGGGGCGTCACCCTCGACATGGTCAAGGCCACCGCGCGGGGTGAGGCTGCGATGGGAAAGATCATCATCAGTCTGGATCCACCCGAACACGAGCGGATGCGCAAGCTGGTGAACCGCGTCTTCACCCCGCGAGCGGTGGCGTCGCTGGAATCGCTTGTGCGAGAGACCATCGATCGCTATGTGGACCAGCTCGATCCGTCGTCGTTCGACGCGGTCGAGGACTTCGCCGCACTGTTCCCGGTCGAGGTCATCACCTCGATGCTCGGTGTGCCGGCCGCCGACAGGCAGCAACTGCGGCATTGGCTCGACAAGGGACTCGAGCGCGAAGGACTTGGTGTGTCAGACGAGAGCATGGAAGCGGTGATGAAATCCGCCGCTTATTACTACGAGCTCATTGCCGAACGCCGCAAGAAGCCGCAGGACGACATGATCAGCGGGCTCATCGAGGCGGAGGTCACCGAGGACGGCGAGACCCGCAGACTGGACGACGTCGAGATCACGGGCTTCTGCACCATGCTGGGCGGCGCCGGGGCCGAGACGGTGACGAAATTGGTCGGCAACGCCGTCGTGGTGTTCGCCGACAACCCCGACCAGTGGCAGAAACTCCGGGACGACCGTAGCAAGATCCCGGCGGCCTTCGAGGAGCTACTGCGGTACGAGGGACCGTCGCAGTATCAGATCCGCACCCCAACGCGCGATGTGACGATGTACGGCAAGACGATTCCGAAGGACGCCCCCGTCCTGCTGATCAACGGCTCGGCCAGCCGTGACGAACGGTTCTTCCCCGACGCCGACCGCTTCGACATCGATCGCGAGCGCAAGGTCGGCTACAACCTGAACTTCGGCTACGGCATCCACAGCTGCCTGGGCGCCGCACTCGCCCGGATGGAGGGCCGGATGGCGCTGGACACGCTGCTCGATCTGATCCCGCGATACGACATCGACCGATCAGGCCTGAAGCGAGTGCACATGACGAATGTCCTGGGCTGGTGCAACGTTCCGGTTCGCGTGGCGGGCTAG
- the meaB gene encoding methylmalonyl Co-A mutase-associated GTPase MeaB produces MTVDELITAARGGSTRAAGRLLSLVESPRRDEVLQALGAATAPQIIGLTGPPGAGKSTSVAALVSAYRARGRRVAVLAVDPSSPYSGGALLGDRIRMAAHINDPDVLIRSIATRGHLGGLAAAVPAATRLLAALAYDLIVLETVGVGQSEIEIAAIADPTIVVLNPGAGDAVQAAKAGLLEVADIVVVNKADREGADQTVRDLRAETNAPILKLIAAQSDGIPELVEAIEAHARADNPERRKARARAQILSLAQTRLRSHADLDRMAELVAEGRTDPYTAAEQLFAIPVEP; encoded by the coding sequence ATGACAGTCGACGAGCTCATCACCGCGGCGCGCGGCGGGTCCACCCGAGCGGCCGGTCGCTTGTTGAGCCTTGTCGAGAGCCCCCGCCGCGACGAAGTCCTCCAAGCGCTTGGAGCGGCGACCGCCCCGCAGATCATCGGGTTGACGGGGCCGCCAGGGGCGGGGAAGTCCACCTCCGTCGCCGCGCTCGTCAGCGCCTACCGTGCACGCGGCAGACGGGTCGCCGTTCTTGCGGTCGACCCCTCGTCGCCCTACAGCGGCGGCGCGCTTCTCGGCGACCGGATCCGGATGGCCGCACACATCAACGATCCCGACGTACTGATCCGATCGATCGCCACCCGTGGTCACCTCGGCGGGCTCGCTGCCGCCGTGCCCGCGGCGACCCGACTGCTCGCCGCCCTTGCCTACGACCTGATCGTGCTGGAGACGGTCGGCGTCGGACAGTCGGAGATCGAGATCGCCGCGATCGCCGACCCGACCATCGTCGTCCTCAATCCCGGCGCGGGAGACGCGGTTCAGGCCGCGAAGGCCGGACTGCTCGAAGTCGCCGACATCGTAGTGGTGAACAAGGCCGACCGCGAAGGGGCCGACCAGACCGTGCGCGACCTTCGCGCCGAGACCAACGCGCCGATCCTCAAACTCATCGCCGCGCAAAGCGACGGCATCCCCGAATTGGTCGAAGCCATTGAGGCGCACGCCCGTGCCGACAACCCGGAGCGCCGCAAGGCCCGCGCCCGTGCGCAGATCCTGTCATTGGCGCAGACCCGGCTGCGAAGCCATGCCGACCTGGATCGGATGGCCGAGCTCGTCGCCGAGGGCCGCACCGATCCTTACACCGCGGCTGAGCAGCTGTTCGCCATCCCGGTGGAGCCGTGA
- a CDS encoding thiolase family protein encodes MPEAVIVSALRTPIGTAMKGTLRDTDAYRLADHVVGSAVNDLGGGTIDDVILGEGLYGGGVVARHAALTAGLTSVPGLALNRHCAAGQAAVQSAAASIRAGMDQLVLAGGVNSASTSPRFTRRQIGGENDSETVPWFPPTHPDRPDAPNMDMSITVGWNAAVKAGVTREEMDEWALGSHRKAVQAIDEGRFKEEIVPIDTPHGLFEVDEHPRRDSSIEKLAGLKPLHPEIEGFSITAGNACGANDGAAILAVASDRLGLPALATVKAWASVGVDPASTGLAPVEAIPKALARARLSVSDVDLFEINEAFAAMCVATIKLLDIDPAIVNVSGSGCSLGHPVAATGARMLVTLVHELRRRGGGIGVAAMCAGGGMGSATVIEVPAS; translated from the coding sequence ATGCCGGAAGCCGTCATCGTGTCCGCCCTGCGTACGCCGATCGGAACCGCGATGAAAGGCACGCTGCGCGACACCGACGCCTATCGGCTCGCCGACCATGTGGTGGGAAGCGCCGTCAACGACCTTGGCGGCGGCACGATCGATGACGTCATCCTCGGTGAGGGCCTCTACGGCGGCGGCGTCGTGGCACGTCACGCCGCACTGACCGCCGGCCTGACGTCGGTGCCCGGGCTGGCCCTGAACCGGCACTGCGCCGCGGGCCAGGCGGCTGTGCAGAGCGCCGCGGCGAGCATCCGCGCCGGCATGGATCAGTTGGTGCTCGCGGGCGGGGTGAACTCGGCGTCGACTTCCCCGCGGTTCACCCGCCGTCAGATCGGTGGCGAGAACGACAGCGAGACGGTGCCGTGGTTCCCGCCGACACACCCCGACCGGCCGGATGCGCCGAACATGGACATGTCGATCACCGTCGGCTGGAATGCCGCGGTCAAGGCCGGGGTGACCCGCGAGGAGATGGACGAGTGGGCGCTTGGGTCGCACCGCAAGGCGGTCCAGGCCATCGACGAGGGCCGCTTCAAGGAAGAGATCGTGCCGATCGACACGCCGCACGGCCTGTTCGAGGTCGACGAGCATCCGCGGCGTGACAGCAGCATCGAGAAGCTTGCGGGCCTGAAGCCGCTGCACCCCGAGATCGAGGGGTTCTCGATCACCGCGGGCAATGCCTGTGGCGCCAACGACGGCGCAGCGATACTGGCGGTCGCCAGCGACCGGCTCGGGCTGCCCGCGCTCGCGACCGTCAAGGCGTGGGCGTCGGTCGGTGTCGATCCGGCGTCGACGGGCCTTGCGCCGGTCGAGGCGATTCCGAAAGCCCTTGCCCGCGCACGTCTCTCGGTGTCCGATGTCGACCTCTTCGAGATCAACGAAGCCTTCGCCGCGATGTGCGTGGCGACGATCAAGCTTCTCGACATCGATCCCGCCATCGTGAACGTCAGCGGCAGCGGTTGTTCGCTCGGCCATCCCGTGGCTGCCACCGGCGCCCGCATGCTCGTCACACTCGTGCACGAACTGCGAAGGCGTGGCGGCGGAATAGGGGTGGCCGCCATGTGTGCGGGTGGCGGAATGGGTTCGGCGACCGTCATCGAGGTACCGGCTTCCTAG
- a CDS encoding SDR family NAD(P)-dependent oxidoreductase, with amino-acid sequence MQIAGSSAIVVGGAGGLGEATVRRLHGAGAKVVVADLADDKGKALESELGVRYVPTDATSEESVNAAIAEAVSLAPLRISVDTHGGPAAGGRLIGKDGSPLDLDGFKKTIEFYLTAVFNVMRLTAAAIAKSEPLEEGGRGAIVNTASIAGYEGQIGQLPYSAAKGGVLGMTLVAARDLSPLGIRVNTIAPGTINTPAYGKAADQLEQYWGPQVPFPKRMGRSTEYAQLAQSIIENDYLNGEIIRLDGALRFPPK; translated from the coding sequence ATGCAAATCGCCGGTAGCTCCGCGATTGTGGTGGGCGGTGCGGGCGGCCTCGGTGAGGCGACCGTGCGCAGGCTGCACGGCGCGGGAGCCAAGGTCGTCGTCGCCGACCTCGCCGATGACAAGGGCAAAGCGCTGGAGAGCGAGCTCGGTGTGCGCTACGTGCCCACCGACGCCACCTCCGAGGAATCCGTCAACGCGGCGATCGCTGAGGCGGTGTCGCTGGCCCCGCTGCGGATCTCGGTCGACACCCACGGCGGTCCCGCCGCGGGCGGCAGGCTGATCGGCAAGGACGGCTCCCCGCTTGACCTCGACGGCTTCAAGAAGACGATCGAGTTCTACCTGACCGCGGTGTTCAACGTGATGCGGCTGACGGCCGCGGCGATCGCGAAATCCGAGCCGCTGGAAGAGGGCGGCCGCGGCGCAATCGTCAACACCGCATCGATCGCGGGTTACGAAGGCCAGATCGGCCAGCTCCCCTACTCGGCAGCCAAGGGCGGCGTGCTCGGCATGACACTGGTGGCCGCACGCGACTTGTCGCCGCTGGGCATCCGCGTCAACACCATCGCTCCCGGAACCATCAACACCCCGGCGTACGGCAAGGCCGCCGACCAACTCGAGCAGTACTGGGGACCGCAGGTGCCGTTCCCCAAGCGGATGGGACGCTCGACGGAGTACGCGCAGTTGGCACAGAGCATCATCGAGAACGACTACCTCAACGGCGAGATCATTCGCCTCGACGGGGCGTTGCGCTTCCCGCCGAAGTGA
- a CDS encoding SDR family NAD(P)-dependent oxidoreductase, protein MTLAGKVAFVAGASRGIGATIAAALARERAAVAVAARSEETGKLPGTIHSVAEAISSSGGRALAVPCDVTKEESVEAAVAATVAEFGGIDILVANAGVLWLGPIESTPLRRWQLCLDVNLTGVFLVTKAVIPHVRARGGGSLIAITTTGVTMTEHGSNPYWVSKAGVERLYAGLAADLKPDNIAVNCLSPSRVVLTEGWQASGAGMEIPDEMVEPPEAMATAAVLLAQQDSGGVTGTVQRSEALTF, encoded by the coding sequence GTGACGCTTGCGGGCAAGGTGGCGTTCGTCGCCGGTGCCAGCCGCGGCATCGGCGCGACAATCGCCGCTGCACTCGCCCGCGAGCGCGCGGCGGTCGCGGTCGCCGCACGCTCCGAGGAGACGGGCAAGCTGCCCGGCACCATTCATTCGGTCGCCGAGGCGATTTCGTCCTCGGGCGGCCGCGCGCTCGCGGTGCCGTGCGATGTCACCAAGGAGGAGTCCGTCGAGGCTGCGGTGGCCGCGACCGTGGCGGAGTTCGGCGGCATCGACATTCTGGTCGCCAACGCAGGCGTGCTGTGGCTGGGGCCGATCGAGTCCACACCGCTGCGACGTTGGCAGCTGTGCCTCGACGTCAACCTGACCGGCGTCTTCCTGGTGACCAAGGCTGTCATCCCGCATGTGCGCGCACGAGGCGGCGGGTCGTTGATCGCGATCACGACCACCGGCGTGACGATGACCGAGCACGGGTCGAATCCCTACTGGGTGTCGAAGGCGGGCGTCGAGCGGCTGTACGCGGGGTTGGCGGCCGATCTGAAGCCGGACAACATCGCCGTGAACTGCCTGAGCCCGTCGCGGGTGGTGCTGACCGAAGGCTGGCAGGCCAGTGGGGCCGGAATGGAGATACCCGACGAGATGGTCGAGCCGCCAGAGGCGATGGCAACTGCAGCCGTCCTTCTCGCACAACAGGACAGCGGGGGGGTCACGGGCACCGTACAGCGCTCCGAAGCCCTCACCTTCTGA
- a CDS encoding VOC family protein yields the protein MPQLLGISHIDLTVSDCDRSAAWWQDVMGFTLVNRVSRQTYECRSLIHPSGVAVTVMTHDGTSEGGPFDERRVGLDHLAFHITDSDELRHWVTHLDELGVHHSGIIDTGYGPTIVFRDPDNIQLECYVHPNPVDMTLTDADSPEAHQLLRGATQPAVAEVQ from the coding sequence ATGCCGCAGCTCTTGGGAATCTCGCACATCGACCTGACGGTTTCCGACTGCGACCGTTCCGCGGCGTGGTGGCAGGACGTCATGGGTTTCACGCTGGTGAATCGAGTCAGTCGACAAACCTACGAATGCCGCAGCCTGATTCACCCGTCCGGCGTCGCCGTCACCGTCATGACGCACGATGGGACGTCCGAGGGTGGCCCCTTCGATGAACGGCGGGTGGGGCTGGATCACCTGGCATTCCACATCACCGACTCGGACGAACTACGCCATTGGGTGACACACCTGGACGAGCTGGGCGTACATCATTCCGGGATCATCGACACCGGCTACGGACCAACTATCGTGTTCCGCGACCCGGACAACATCCAGCTCGAATGCTATGTCCACCCGAATCCGGTCGATATGACGTTGACCGACGCCGATTCTCCAGAGGCGCACCAATTGCTGCGCGGCGCAACCCAGCCTGCGGTCGCTGAAGTGCAGTAG